A single genomic interval of Sander lucioperca isolate FBNREF2018 chromosome 9, SLUC_FBN_1.2, whole genome shotgun sequence harbors:
- the LOC116065081 gene encoding ras-related protein Rab-18-B-like, with protein MDDDVLTTLKLLIIGESGVGKSSLLLRFTEDTFDPEQSATIGVDFKVKTVAIDGNKAKLAIWDTAGQERFRTLTPSYYRGAQGVILVYDVTKRETFTKLDNWLNELETYTTRNDIVKMLVGNKIDQDDHEVDRNEGLKFARKHSMLFIEASAKTKDGVQCAFEELVEKILQTPGLWESENQGQRVRLGDQEQGSGRACGGYCSIP; from the exons ATGGATGACGACGTGCTGACGACTTTGAAGCTGTTGATAATTGGCGAAAGTGGAGTCGGAAAGTCCAG TCTCCTCCTGAGGTTCACAGAAGATACCTTTGACCCAGAGCAGTCAGCGACAATAG GTGTGGATTTCAAAGTAAAGACAGTCGCAATAGATGGGAACAAAGCAAAGCTCGCCATATGG GACACAGCCGGACAGGAAAGGTTTCGCACTCTGACACCCAGCTACTACCGCGGTGCACAGGGAGTCATACTTG TATATGACGTCACAAAGCGCGAGACTTTTACCAAGCTCGACAACTGGCTGAATGAACTGGAAACCTACACAACACGCAATGACATTGTGAAGATGCTGGTTGGGAACAAAATTGATCAG GACGACCATGAAGTGGACAGAAACGAGGGGCTGAAATTTGCTAGGAAACACTCTATGCTTTTTATTG AGGCCAGTGCAAAGACCAAAGATGGCGTCCAGTGTGCCTTTGAGGAGCTTGTGGAGAAGATCCTCCAGACTCCGGGGCTTTGGGAGAGTGAAAACCAGGGTCAGAGGGTCCGTCTGGGGGACCAGGAGCAGGGCAGTGGCAGGGCATGTGGAGGATACTGTTCCATACCCTGA
- the LOC116065079 gene encoding patched domain-containing protein 3, whose translation MGRIRTDYVERLLRICFEMMGHFIGSHPWWFLIIPLILSASLGSGFFLLEDRMSNDIEEQFTPVDGQAKLERKYIQETFPGNDSMFSRLRLSTDGNYATLIASSDRNILTVESLQDILDLDFKVRNMVVQFNNQSFQYVDVCAEVMGSCTSNYILDIIEYSTNNIDTINLTFPWYYSNFRSIPLYLSLGSVKLYEESSVVESAKAIQLHYYLDRDNKTKTDLWLECFIKLVSNISSTSIQVSYSTSMSMQWEFKKSPASVIYSFSITYAITITFSIVSCWRLDNVRTKVWVASCGVLSTGLAVLSGFGALLLLDQPFVMTVASCPFMILGIGLDDMFIMISCWQRTRVLDSVPARLADTYKDAAVSISITSLTNALAILLGCCSPFGSVRSFCLYAGISICFCYLYSITFLGACMALNGQREAENKHWFTCAKIPEDLPSRNSKVLSICCVGGSYDRMTEKEETDPVSYMFERFYGPMLTHKLMKACVFVIYAGYLAVGIYGCFILKEGLDIRNLALDDSYIIDYYNNQRQHFSEYSCNVMVAVKQPFPYWDEDEQKHLLSCISNFESLNFVNGTLAWFLSFLQYANTSNLDISSQEAFQTYLRHFLELKSMFKQDINFTVDNKIQASRFFIQTLNKVPTKDMMIGLRKTAEECPVELLVYHPAFIYFDQYTVIMDNTIQTILVAVIVMLVVSLILIPNPLCSLWVAFAICSVIVGVTGFMALWGVNLDSISMINLLMCIGFSVDFSAHISYSFVSSSQSDVNKKAMNALAHLGYPILQGALSTILGVAVLSMSGSYIFRTFFKIVFLVITFGLLHGLVFIPVFLTLFGSCGKWC comes from the exons ATGGGCAGAATCCGCACAGATTACGTAGAGAGACTACTACGTATCTGCTTTGAAATGATGGGTCATTTTATTGGATCTCATCCCTGGTGGTTCTTAATCATCCCCCTCATTCTCTCGGCAAGTCTGGGGAGCGGATTTTTTCTTCTCGAGGACAGAATGTCAAACGATATTGAAGAGCAGTTCACACCTGTCGACGGACAAGCCAAACTGGAGAGGAAATACATCCAAGAAACTTTTCCAGGAAATGATTCCATGTTTTCACGTTTACGACTGAGCACAGATGGGAATTATGCAACTCTCATAGCTTCAAGTGACAGGAATATTCTGACTGTGGAGTCGCTCCAAGACATCCTAGACTTAGACTTTAAAGTTAGGAATATGGTAGTGCAGTTTAACAACCAGTCATTTCAATATGTGGATGTTTGTGCTGAGGTGATGGGATCCTGCACCTCTAATTACATTTTAGATATTATTGAATACAGTACCAACAATATAGACACAATCAATTTGACCTTTCCGTGGTATTACTCTAATTTTAGGAGTATTCCTTTATATTTAAGTCTGGGGAGTGTGAAATTGTACGAGGAGAGTTCAGTAGTTGAAAGTGCTAAAGCCATACAACTCCATTACTATTTAGATAgggacaacaaaacaaagactgACCTTTGGTTAGAATGCTTTATTAAGTTGGTCTCAAATATATCATCAACTTCTATTCAG GTGTCATACTCCACCTCCATGTCAATGCAATGGGAATTTAAAAAATCACCAGCTTCCGTCATCTATTCATTCTCCATCACCTATGCCATTACCATCACATTTTCGATCGTATCATGTTGGAG GTTGGATAATGTGAGGACAAAGGTGTGGGTGGCATCCTGTGGGGTGCTCTCCACAGGTCTGGCAGTCCTGAGCGGTTTTGGTGCGCTGTTGTTGCTGGATCAACCTTTTGTCATGACAGTTGCCTCCTGTCCTTTCATGATATTAG GTATTGGACTGGATGATATGTTTATCATGATCTCTTGCTGGCAGAGGACCCGTGTTCTAGACAGTGTCCCCGCCCGGCTGGCCGACACCTACAAGGATGCTGCCGTCTCTATCTCCATCACCTCCCTGACCAACGCTCTTGCTATTTTACTGGGCTGCTGCTCGCCCTTTGGTTCAGTCCGGTCCTTCTGCCTGTACGCAGGGATTTCTATTTGCTTCTGCTATCTGTACAGCATCACCTTCCTGGGGGCGTGCATGGCTTTGAACGgacagagagaagcagagaacaAGCACTGGTTCACCTGTGCCAAGATCCCAGAAGACTTACCATCCAGGAATTCAAAAGTCCTTAGTATATGCTGTGTTGGGGGGAGCTACGATCGAATGACAGAGAAGGAGGAAACTGACCCAGTGAGTTACATGTTTGAGCGCTTCTACGGCCCAATGCTGACCCACAAATTGATGAAAGCTTGTGTATTTGTCATTTATGCAGGCTATCTGGCTGTAGGCATCTATGGTTGTTTTATCTTAAAGGAAGGACTTGATATCAGGAATCTGGCTTTGGATGATTCCTACATCATCGATTACTACAACAATCAAAGGCAGCACTTCTCTGAATATAGCTGTAACGTGATGGTAGCAGTGAAGCAGCCCTTCCCATACTGGGATGAGGATGAACAAAAGCATCTGCTCTCATGCATTTCAAATTTTGAGAGTTTGAACTTTGTCAATGGCACTTTAGCTTGGTTTCTTTCCTTTCTACAATATGCAAACACATCCAATCTCGATATAAGTTCTCAAGAGGCTTTCCAAACATATCTGCGACATTTCTTAGAACTCAAGTCCATGTTCAAACAAGACATCAACTTCACTGTAGACAATAAGATTCAGGCCTCTCGCTTTTTTATTCAGACGCTCAACAAAGTCCCAACAAAGGACATGATGATTGGACTCAGGAAAACAGCAGAGGAATGTCCAGTAGAGCTACTGGTGTACCACCCTGCTTTCATCTACTTTGACCAGTACACTGTCATTATGGACAACACCATTCAAACCATCCTGGTGGCTGTGATCGTGATGCTGGTCGTCTCACTCATCCTGATACCCAATCCTCTTTGTTCCCTGTGGGTGGCCTTTGCAATTTGTTCAGTCATTGTTGGTGTGACAGGGTTCATGGCGCTGTGGGGTGTAAACCTGGACTCCATCTCTATGATCAACCTGCTCATGTGCATTGGTTTTTCTGTAGACTTCTCAGCACATATTTCTTACTCTTTTGTCTCCAGCTCCCAGAGTGATGTGAATAAGAAAGCTATGAATGCATTGGCCCATCTAGGCTATCCGATACTGCAAGGAGCACTGTCAACTATTTTAGGAGTGGCAGTGCTGTCCATGTCTGGGAGTTACATCTTTAGGACATTCTTTAAGATTGTGTTTCTTGTGATTACATTTGGGCTGCTCCATGGCTTAGTGTTCATTCCAGTGTTTCTGACTCTGTTTGGATCCTGTGGGAAGTGGTGTTAA
- the yme1l1b gene encoding ATP-dependent zinc metalloprotease YME1L1b isoform X1, which yields MFSLSMTVQPQVTLPLSHLINVLHSMKSSVGSSSATCKSRKHKEHASDSELHRTEPMWNMRELGLSDLGAQQLDELVNSVLPHLSPQQAPLPLGGQTAWHASHLSTHSFFFNKHGFSCGAMPMSYSRQHPSPLQSVCTELQHWPVWVPSRGFKTLKSKTRRLQSAPDRPLESEGFTPSFMKGFLTRDKGVEVESLDSLIKIKNIPDGQQDSYKRGFAEGFLKAQALTQRTQDSLRRTRLILLVLLLVGLYGISKTPFISVRFRTTSGLDSAVDPVQMKNVTFEHVKGIEEAKNELQEVVEFLKNPKKFTVLGGKLPKGVLLVGPPGTGKTLLARAVAGEADVPFYYASGSEFDEMFVGVGASRIRNLFKEAKANAPCVIFIDELDSVGGKRIESPMHPYSRQTINQLLAEMDGFKPNEGVIIIGATNFPEALDNALIRPGRFDMQVTVPKPDVKGRTEILNWYLKKIKMDPAIEANIIARGTVGFSGADLENLVNQAALKAAVDGKDMVTLKELEFAKDKILMGPERRSAEIDEKNKIITAYHESGHAIVAYYTKDAMPINKATIMPRGPSLGHVSMLPENDRWSETRSQLLAQMDVSMGGRVAEEIIFGHEYITTGASSDFDSATKIAKMMVTRFGMCEKLGVMTYTDMTAQSPETQAAVEHEVRVLLKDSYERAKVLLKTHSKEHKNLADALLMYETLDAKEIKLVLEGKALEAS from the exons atgttttctttgtcaATGACTGTCCAACCACAG GTGACTTTACCTCTTAGCCACCTCATCAATGTCCTCCACTCTATGAAAAGCTCAGTGGGAAGCAGCAGTGCCACCTGCAAATCAAGAAAACACAAGGAGCATGCCTCAGACTCAGAACTACACCGCACAGAG CCCATGTGGAACATGCGTGAGCTTGGATTATCAGACCTGGGAGCACAGCAGCTGGATGAGCTGGTGAACAGTGTGTTACCACACTTGAGTCCACAGCAGGCGCCACTTCCATTGGGTGGACAGACAGCCTGGCATGCCTCACATCTTTCTACACACTCCTTTTTCTTCAATAAGCACG GCTTCTCATGTGGTGCAATGCCCATGTCTTATTCCAGACAGCACCCTTCACCTCTTCAGTCTGTATGCACAGAGCTCCAACACTGGCCAG TGTGGGTCCCGAGCAGAGGCTTTAAAACTTTAAAGAGCAAAACCAGACGACTGCAGTCGGCCCCCGACCGCCCCCTGGAGTCTGAAGGATTCACACCATCTTTTATGAAG GGTTTCCTGACACGTGACAAGGGGGTTGAAGTTGAAAGTCTAGACAGCCTGATTAAGATCAAGAACATACCTGATGGACAGCAGGATTCTTACAAGAGGGGCTTCGCTGAGGGTTTCCTGAAAGCCCAAGCCTTGACACAACGCACACAAG ACTCTCTCCGGAGGACTCGTCTAATCCTGCTGGTGCTACTTCTGGTTGGACTCTATGGTATCTCCAAGACCCCCTTCATATCGG TACGGTTCCGAACCACATCAGGCCTGGACTCTGCAGTGGACCCTGTGCAGATGAAAAACGTGACATTTGAGCATGTCAAAGGGATAGAAGAAGCTAAGAACGAGCTGCAGGAAGTCGTGGAGTTCCTGAAAAACCCAAAGAAGTTCACAGTATTGGGAGGAAAGCTGCCAAAAG GTGTTTTACTGGTTGGCCCTCCAGGGACCGGGAAGACTCTACTGGCCAGAGCTGTGGCAGGAGAGGCAGATGTGCCATTCTACTACGCCTCCGGGTCCGAATTTGATGAGATGTTTGTTGGAGTGGGAGCCAGCCGCATCAGGAACCTTTTCA AGGAGGCTAAAGCCAATGCTCCCTGTGTGATCTTCATTGATGAACTGGACAGTGTGGGTGGGAAAAGGATCGAGTCTCCCATGCACCCTTACTCCAGACAGACTATTAACCAACTACTTGCTGAGATGGATGG GTTTAAACCTAATGAAGGTGTGATCATCATTGGAGCAACCAACTTCCCAGAGGCTTTGGATAA tgccCTGATCCGCCCAGGACGTTTTGACATGCAGGTGACTGTCCCCAAACCAGATGTGAAAGGGCGCACAGAGATCCTCAACTGGTATCTGAAGAAGATTAAAATGGATCCAG CTATTGAGGCCAATATTATTGCCCGGGGCACAGTGGGCTTCTCTGGTGCTGACCTGGAAAATCTGGTCAACCAGGCTGCCCTGAAGGCAGCAGTCGATGGTAAAGACATGGTCACCCTGAAAGAGCTGGAGTTTGCTAAAGACAAAATCCTCATGG GCCCTGAGAGGAGGAGTGCAGAAATAGATGAGAAGAACAAGATCATCACAGCGTACCATGAATCTGGCCATGCAATAGTAGCTTACTATACCAAAGATGCCATGCCGATTAACAAGGCTACTATCATGCCCAGAGGTCCCAGTCTGGGACAT GTATCCATGCTTCCAGAGAACGATCGCTGGAGTGAGACTCGCTCTCAGCTGCTGGCCCAGATGGACGTCAGTATGGGCGGCCGTGTAGCAGAGGAGATTATATTTGGCCATGAGTACATCACAACCG GTGCATCAAGCGACTTTGATAGTGCCACAAAGATCGCTAAGATGATGGTGACCAGATTTGGAATGTGTGAAAAG TTGGGTGTGATGACCTATACTGACATGACAGCCCAGAGCCCAGAGACACAAGCAGCGGTGGAGCATGAAGTCAGGGTGTTACTGAAG GACTCTTATGAGCGTGCCAAAGTCCTGCTGAAGACTCATTCCAAAGAGCACAAAAACCTGGCAGATGCTCTGCTCATGTATGAGACACTGGATGCCAAAGAGATCAAGCTGGTCCTGGAGGGCAAGGCCCTGGAGGCCAGTTGA
- the yme1l1b gene encoding ATP-dependent zinc metalloprotease YME1L1b isoform X2 produces the protein MFSLSMTVQPQVTLPLSHLINVLHSMKSSVGSSSATCKSRKHKEHASDSELHRTEPMWNMRELGLSDLGAQQLDELVNSVLPHLSPQQAPLPLGGQTAWHASHLSTHSFFFNKHGFSCGAMPMSYSRQHPSPLQSVCTELQHWPVWVPSRGFKTLKSKTRRLQSAPDRPLESEGFTPSFMKGFLTRDKGVEVESLDSLIKIKNIPDGQQDSYKRGFAEGFLKAQALTQRTQDSLRRTRLILLVLLLVGLYGISKTPFISGLDSAVDPVQMKNVTFEHVKGIEEAKNELQEVVEFLKNPKKFTVLGGKLPKGVLLVGPPGTGKTLLARAVAGEADVPFYYASGSEFDEMFVGVGASRIRNLFKEAKANAPCVIFIDELDSVGGKRIESPMHPYSRQTINQLLAEMDGFKPNEGVIIIGATNFPEALDNALIRPGRFDMQVTVPKPDVKGRTEILNWYLKKIKMDPAIEANIIARGTVGFSGADLENLVNQAALKAAVDGKDMVTLKELEFAKDKILMGPERRSAEIDEKNKIITAYHESGHAIVAYYTKDAMPINKATIMPRGPSLGHVSMLPENDRWSETRSQLLAQMDVSMGGRVAEEIIFGHEYITTGASSDFDSATKIAKMMVTRFGMCEKLGVMTYTDMTAQSPETQAAVEHEVRVLLKDSYERAKVLLKTHSKEHKNLADALLMYETLDAKEIKLVLEGKALEAS, from the exons atgttttctttgtcaATGACTGTCCAACCACAG GTGACTTTACCTCTTAGCCACCTCATCAATGTCCTCCACTCTATGAAAAGCTCAGTGGGAAGCAGCAGTGCCACCTGCAAATCAAGAAAACACAAGGAGCATGCCTCAGACTCAGAACTACACCGCACAGAG CCCATGTGGAACATGCGTGAGCTTGGATTATCAGACCTGGGAGCACAGCAGCTGGATGAGCTGGTGAACAGTGTGTTACCACACTTGAGTCCACAGCAGGCGCCACTTCCATTGGGTGGACAGACAGCCTGGCATGCCTCACATCTTTCTACACACTCCTTTTTCTTCAATAAGCACG GCTTCTCATGTGGTGCAATGCCCATGTCTTATTCCAGACAGCACCCTTCACCTCTTCAGTCTGTATGCACAGAGCTCCAACACTGGCCAG TGTGGGTCCCGAGCAGAGGCTTTAAAACTTTAAAGAGCAAAACCAGACGACTGCAGTCGGCCCCCGACCGCCCCCTGGAGTCTGAAGGATTCACACCATCTTTTATGAAG GGTTTCCTGACACGTGACAAGGGGGTTGAAGTTGAAAGTCTAGACAGCCTGATTAAGATCAAGAACATACCTGATGGACAGCAGGATTCTTACAAGAGGGGCTTCGCTGAGGGTTTCCTGAAAGCCCAAGCCTTGACACAACGCACACAAG ACTCTCTCCGGAGGACTCGTCTAATCCTGCTGGTGCTACTTCTGGTTGGACTCTATGGTATCTCCAAGACCCCCTTCATATCGG GCCTGGACTCTGCAGTGGACCCTGTGCAGATGAAAAACGTGACATTTGAGCATGTCAAAGGGATAGAAGAAGCTAAGAACGAGCTGCAGGAAGTCGTGGAGTTCCTGAAAAACCCAAAGAAGTTCACAGTATTGGGAGGAAAGCTGCCAAAAG GTGTTTTACTGGTTGGCCCTCCAGGGACCGGGAAGACTCTACTGGCCAGAGCTGTGGCAGGAGAGGCAGATGTGCCATTCTACTACGCCTCCGGGTCCGAATTTGATGAGATGTTTGTTGGAGTGGGAGCCAGCCGCATCAGGAACCTTTTCA AGGAGGCTAAAGCCAATGCTCCCTGTGTGATCTTCATTGATGAACTGGACAGTGTGGGTGGGAAAAGGATCGAGTCTCCCATGCACCCTTACTCCAGACAGACTATTAACCAACTACTTGCTGAGATGGATGG GTTTAAACCTAATGAAGGTGTGATCATCATTGGAGCAACCAACTTCCCAGAGGCTTTGGATAA tgccCTGATCCGCCCAGGACGTTTTGACATGCAGGTGACTGTCCCCAAACCAGATGTGAAAGGGCGCACAGAGATCCTCAACTGGTATCTGAAGAAGATTAAAATGGATCCAG CTATTGAGGCCAATATTATTGCCCGGGGCACAGTGGGCTTCTCTGGTGCTGACCTGGAAAATCTGGTCAACCAGGCTGCCCTGAAGGCAGCAGTCGATGGTAAAGACATGGTCACCCTGAAAGAGCTGGAGTTTGCTAAAGACAAAATCCTCATGG GCCCTGAGAGGAGGAGTGCAGAAATAGATGAGAAGAACAAGATCATCACAGCGTACCATGAATCTGGCCATGCAATAGTAGCTTACTATACCAAAGATGCCATGCCGATTAACAAGGCTACTATCATGCCCAGAGGTCCCAGTCTGGGACAT GTATCCATGCTTCCAGAGAACGATCGCTGGAGTGAGACTCGCTCTCAGCTGCTGGCCCAGATGGACGTCAGTATGGGCGGCCGTGTAGCAGAGGAGATTATATTTGGCCATGAGTACATCACAACCG GTGCATCAAGCGACTTTGATAGTGCCACAAAGATCGCTAAGATGATGGTGACCAGATTTGGAATGTGTGAAAAG TTGGGTGTGATGACCTATACTGACATGACAGCCCAGAGCCCAGAGACACAAGCAGCGGTGGAGCATGAAGTCAGGGTGTTACTGAAG GACTCTTATGAGCGTGCCAAAGTCCTGCTGAAGACTCATTCCAAAGAGCACAAAAACCTGGCAGATGCTCTGCTCATGTATGAGACACTGGATGCCAAAGAGATCAAGCTGGTCCTGGAGGGCAAGGCCCTGGAGGCCAGTTGA
- the LOC116065083 gene encoding acyl-CoA-binding domain-containing protein 5-B-like isoform X2, with the protein MAQEEDKHSLEAKFVAAVEVIRSLPEEGPFQPSDDMMLLFYSYYKQATVGPCNIPRPNGFWDTRGKAKWDSWSSLGNMTKEKAMKNYVEDIQLILEAIPISEEVSNLVQKLGNFYTEVDVEGEEAEEIEQDRRPFTRPFANHTVWRPDPKLLMVEKRWRSDTGGSSSSMEPSMSSFTNGTHSSLNSEAEEEELACSIEPSVQYNSYMLFNGHLSGHSDAFPEKNHRSTDSDNEEFCDSMEHLAMEEGLSTSNILSPGSGAASVRQSDLWFESNTTPNRGEDQVLVGESYLKERISASQHNSSLSRRGRGSQSPRATCSSQRCASVDAACCCVSQSRHPVSVARGNINEQIATALLRLQHDMTTVLHRLHALEALTVSQSRLSSPRQEDSLPAVQTFLRPSWWPFDFSPLTGVLTALWPLIAHWLVQLYLQRRRRKIP; encoded by the exons ATGGCGCAGGAAGAGGACAAACACAGCCTGGAGGCGAAATTTGTTGCTGCAGTTGAAGTGATCCGGAGTTTGCCTGAAGAAG GTCCTTTCCAGCCATCTGATGACATGATGCTGTTGTTCTACAGTTACTACAAGCAGGCCACTGTGGGGCCCTGCAACATTCCCAGACCTAACGGCTTCTGGGACACTCGTGGAAAAGCTAAATG GGATTCATGGAGCTCTTTAGGAAATATGACAAAGGAGAAAGCCATGAAGAACTATGTCGAGGACATCCAGCTG ATTTTGGAGGCCATTCCAATCTCAGAAGAAGTGTCTAACTTGGTACAGAAGCTTGGTAACTTCTACACAGAGGTGGACGTAGAAGgagaagaagctgaagaaatTGAGCAGGACAGGAGACCCTTTACCAGGccttttgcaaaccatacag TCTGGAGGCCTGACCCGAAGCTGCTGATGGTGGAGAAAAGGTGGAGGTCTGACACAGGGGGGTCCAGCAGCAGCATGGAGCCCAGCATGTCTTCCTTCACCAACGGGACACACAGCTCCCTCAACAGCgaggcagaggaggaagagcTGGCCTGTTCCATAGAGCCCAGTGTGCAGTATAACTCCTATATGCTCTTTAATGGACACCTGAGTG GTCATAGTGATGCTTTTCCTGAGAAGAACCACCGATCTACAGACTCAGATAATGAGGAATTCTGTGACTCCATGGAGCATCTGGCCATGGAAGAG GGGCTGTCTACATCAAACATACTGTCACCGGGATCAGGAGCTGCCTCTGTGAGGCAAAGTGATCTTTGGTTTGAGAGCAACACTACCCCGAATAGAGGAGAGGATCAAGTACTCGTGGGGGAGTCCTACCTTAAAGAAAGGATTAGTGCAAGCCAGCACAACAGCTCCTTGTCAAGAAGAGGGAGAG GTTCACAATCGCCAAGGGCTACTTGCAGCTCTCAGCGGTGTGCCAGTGTAGATGCCGCATGCTGTTGTGTGTCACAGAGCAGACATCCTGTCAGCGTTGCCAGGGGAAACATCAATGAGCAAATAGCTACAGCTCTGCTGAGGCTGCAGCATGACATGACCACAGTATTGCACAGGCTGCACGCTCTGGAGGCGCTCACGGTGTCACAG TCAAGATTATCTTCGCCAAGGCAGGAGGACTCTCTACCCGCAGTACAAACG ttcCTGAGACCGTCTTGGTGGCCTTTCGACTTCTCTCCACTCACAGGGGTTTTAACTGCACTCTGGCCTCTGATTGCCCATTGGCTTGTCCAGCTTTACTTACAACGGAGAAGAAG GAAAATCCCCTGA
- the LOC116065083 gene encoding acyl-CoA-binding domain-containing protein 5A-like isoform X1, translating into MAQEEDKHSLEAKFVAAVEVIRSLPEEGPFQPSDDMMLLFYSYYKQATVGPCNIPRPNGFWDTRGKAKWDSWSSLGNMTKEKAMKNYVEDIQLILEAIPISEEVSNLVQKLGNFYTEVDVEGEEAEEIEQDRRPFTRPFANHTDELVKQLNKPTMEGYGDLWDDIQNLQEDDSSGHGISVSSEEAEGSKENSEIERKEESSDWVKSEEEENEDEEDNTDDEDEADEEEEEKVWRPDPKLLMVEKRWRSDTGGSSSSMEPSMSSFTNGTHSSLNSEAEEEELACSIEPSVQYNSYMLFNGHLSGHSDAFPEKNHRSTDSDNEEFCDSMEHLAMEEGLSTSNILSPGSGAASVRQSDLWFESNTTPNRGEDQVLVGESYLKERISASQHNSSLSRRGRGSQSPRATCSSQRCASVDAACCCVSQSRHPVSVARGNINEQIATALLRLQHDMTTVLHRLHALEALTVSQSRLSSPRQEDSLPAVQTFLRPSWWPFDFSPLTGVLTALWPLIAHWLVQLYLQRRRRKIP; encoded by the exons ATGGCGCAGGAAGAGGACAAACACAGCCTGGAGGCGAAATTTGTTGCTGCAGTTGAAGTGATCCGGAGTTTGCCTGAAGAAG GTCCTTTCCAGCCATCTGATGACATGATGCTGTTGTTCTACAGTTACTACAAGCAGGCCACTGTGGGGCCCTGCAACATTCCCAGACCTAACGGCTTCTGGGACACTCGTGGAAAAGCTAAATG GGATTCATGGAGCTCTTTAGGAAATATGACAAAGGAGAAAGCCATGAAGAACTATGTCGAGGACATCCAGCTG ATTTTGGAGGCCATTCCAATCTCAGAAGAAGTGTCTAACTTGGTACAGAAGCTTGGTAACTTCTACACAGAGGTGGACGTAGAAGgagaagaagctgaagaaatTGAGCAGGACAGGAGACCCTTTACCAGGccttttgcaaaccatacag ATGAGCTGGTCAAACAATTGAACAAACCAACAATGGAAG GCTATGGGGATCTATGGGATGATATACAAAACCTCCAAGAAGATGACAGCAGTGGTCATGGCATAAGTGTCAGTAGCGAGGAGGCAGAGGGAAGCAAAGAAAATAGTGAAATCGAGAGAAAGGAGGAAAGTAGTGATTGGGTGAaaagtgaggaagaggagaatgAGGATGAAGAAGACAATACAGACGATGAAGACGAGgcagatgaagaggaggaggaaaaag TCTGGAGGCCTGACCCGAAGCTGCTGATGGTGGAGAAAAGGTGGAGGTCTGACACAGGGGGGTCCAGCAGCAGCATGGAGCCCAGCATGTCTTCCTTCACCAACGGGACACACAGCTCCCTCAACAGCgaggcagaggaggaagagcTGGCCTGTTCCATAGAGCCCAGTGTGCAGTATAACTCCTATATGCTCTTTAATGGACACCTGAGTG GTCATAGTGATGCTTTTCCTGAGAAGAACCACCGATCTACAGACTCAGATAATGAGGAATTCTGTGACTCCATGGAGCATCTGGCCATGGAAGAG GGGCTGTCTACATCAAACATACTGTCACCGGGATCAGGAGCTGCCTCTGTGAGGCAAAGTGATCTTTGGTTTGAGAGCAACACTACCCCGAATAGAGGAGAGGATCAAGTACTCGTGGGGGAGTCCTACCTTAAAGAAAGGATTAGTGCAAGCCAGCACAACAGCTCCTTGTCAAGAAGAGGGAGAG GTTCACAATCGCCAAGGGCTACTTGCAGCTCTCAGCGGTGTGCCAGTGTAGATGCCGCATGCTGTTGTGTGTCACAGAGCAGACATCCTGTCAGCGTTGCCAGGGGAAACATCAATGAGCAAATAGCTACAGCTCTGCTGAGGCTGCAGCATGACATGACCACAGTATTGCACAGGCTGCACGCTCTGGAGGCGCTCACGGTGTCACAG TCAAGATTATCTTCGCCAAGGCAGGAGGACTCTCTACCCGCAGTACAAACG ttcCTGAGACCGTCTTGGTGGCCTTTCGACTTCTCTCCACTCACAGGGGTTTTAACTGCACTCTGGCCTCTGATTGCCCATTGGCTTGTCCAGCTTTACTTACAACGGAGAAGAAG GAAAATCCCCTGA